In the genome of Deinococcus fonticola, the window CCCTTTCTGATGGTGGGAAACCCGCTGACGGTCACTTCAGAGGCTGGAACCGGGAATTGAAACTGAGCTTATTCGGTGTCGGAGAGGGGCGGTGCCGGGGCAAACTGCTTGCCTTCCGCCTCCTGCGCTTCACGGGGGGCGGCGGGCGCACGATCCGGAAAGGGCGGCTGGGCGCTGCGCCATTCTCCGCTATCGGTGCTGGCGGGACGCTCTGCGCGTTCCTCGCGGTGTTCACGGGGAGGACGGTCTGTGCGTTCACCCCGGTCACTGCCTCCCCGGTCGCTGAAACCCCGATCACTGCGCGGGCCACGATCCCCCCGGTCGCCGCGTGGGCCACGGTCGCCCCGGTCACTGCCGCGTCCGCCGCCATCACGTCCGCCGCCTTCGCGGGGGGTGCGGGGGGCCACTTTGCCTTCCAGTTCCGGGCGAACCAGGTCAATTTTGCCGCGGTCGTCGATGTTGGCGATTTTCACGCGCAGCTTGTCGCCCAGCTTCAGCACGTCCTCGACACTGTTGATGCGCTCCTCGCTCATCTGGCTGATGTGCAGCATGCCGTCCTGGCCGGGGAACAGGTTCACGAAGGCGCCGAACGCCGCGATTTTCACCACCGTGCCGTCGTACTCGGCGCCCACTTTGGCTTCCTGCGTGACTTCCTGAATCCTGGCCCGGACGGCCGCCGCCGCCGCGCCGTCGTTCGTGAAGATGCGAATGGTGCCGTCTTCCTCGATGGTGACCTGCGCGCCCATGGCTTCGAGTTCGCGCACCTGTTTGCCGCCGGGGCCGATGACCTTGCCGATCAGTTCGGGGTTGATCTTCATGGTCTCGATGCGCGGCGCGGTGGGTGACAGTTCCGGGCGCGGGGCGGCCAGGACTTCGGCCATTTTGCCCAGGATGTGCAGGCGGCCTTCTCTGGCCTGGTGCAGAGCCTCGCGCATGATCGCGGGGGTGATGCCGCCGACTTTGATGTCCATCTGAAGGGCCGTGACGCCCTCGGCAGAGCCGCAGACCTTGAAGTCCATGTCGCCCAGGGCGTCCTCCATGCCCAGGATATCGGTCAGCACGCGGTACTTCTCGCCCTCCATCACCAGGCCCATCGCCACGCCCGCTACCGGGGCCTTGATGGGCACGCCGGCGTCCATCAGCGAGAGCGTTCCGGCACACACCGTGGCCATCGAGGAAGACCCGTTGCTTTCCAGCACCTCGCCCACCACGCGAATGGTGTAGGGGAATTCCTCGAAGCTGGGCAGCACCGCCCGAATGGCGCGTTTGGCCAGGTTACCGTGGCCGACCTCGCGGCGCGACTGCCCGCCCATGCGCTTGACTTCGCCCGTGCTGTACGGCGGGAAGTTGTAGTGCAGCAGGAACCTGTCGCCGGTTTCCTCGGTCAGGTCGTCGATCAGGATCTCGTCGCGCTCGGTGCCCAGGGTGGTCACGCCCAGGACCTGCGTTTCGCCGCGCGTAAAAATGGCGCTGCCGTGCGCCATCGGCAGGGGACGCGCCTCTATCCAGATGGGCCGTACCGTCTTGCTGCTGCGGCCGTCGGCCCGCAGGTCGTCGTCCAGAATAAGCTGGCGCAACATCTGCTTCTCGACCTTCGAGTACACGTTCTTCAGGGTGGCGGTCAGTTCCGCCGCGCCCTCGGCTTCAGGATCCGGGACGTACTCGGCAATGACCTTGCTGCGCACTTCCTTCGTGCGCACGCCGCGCTCCTTCTTGCCGCGCGTCAGCAGGGCGTCTTTCAGGCCCGCCGCGCGGAGTTTCTCGGTCATTTCCGGCACGTAATCGTGCGTCGGGCCGACTTCCTCCATGAAATTGAACTTCTCGTGGCCCACTTCCGAGCGCATCTGCTCGATCAACGCGATCACGCCCTGCATCTCGGCGTGCGCGAACTCGATGGCGCCCACCAGTTCTTCCTCGGACACCGTCTGGGCGCCGCACTCCACCATCATCACGGCGTCTTTCGTGCCGGCCACCACCAGGTCCATGCGGCTGCGCGAGAGCTGCTCGGCGGTGGGGTTCACCACGTACTGACCATCCACCTGCCCCACGCGCACGCACGCCGTCGGGCCAGCCCACGGAATGTCGCTGATGCTCAGGGCCGCCGAGGCGCCGATGGGCCCCAGCACGTCCGGCGCGTTCTGCCCGTCGGCCGACAGCACCGTGATGATTACCTGCGTTTCGTGGCGGTAGCCTTTGGGGAACAGCGGGCGGATCTGCCGGTCCGTGATGCGGGCACTCAGGATGGCCTTCTCGCCGGGCCGGCCCTCACGGCGGTGAAAACTGCCGGGAATCTTGCCGACCGCGTAATGCCGTTCCTCGAATTCCACCGTCAGCGGCAGGAAATCCAGTTTGCTCTGCGTGTCGCTGGCCTGCGCCGTCACCAGCAGCATGGTGTCGCCGTAACGCACGGTCACGCTGCCCGACACCAGCTTGGCCAGTTTGCCCGTTTCAATGCTGAGTTCCTTGCCGCCCAGCATCGTTTTGAATGTTTTGCCGATCATGGGAAACAGTGTAGCCCGCTGAAAGGAAGGAAAAGGCACCCTGCACCGAAAGCGTGACGCGGCCTGCAAGACAAGTGGGGTTAACTGTGGGCATGAGGTTGTCGCTTCGCCCGGTTCTGTTCATTGCGCTGCTGTTCTCGGCTTCGGCACAGGCCAGCGGTGGTTCTCTGTCGCTGATGGAAAACTGGCAGAACATGGGCAACGCGCCCATTGCGGTCAGCCCAGACGCTTCACTGATAGCCACGACGCGTTCCCCGCTGGGGTCACCGTACCGGCCTTACGACACGCGCCTGGAAGTGCGGGACACGCGCACCATGAAGCTGCTTTACCGCGCCCAGCCCGCCAACGGCGACGGGAAGACGCTGCTGTTCAGCCCCGACAGCAAAACACTCTGGACGGCCCATACGGGAACCCTTCATTACGACGCCCGTTCCGGCCAGCCGCTGGAGAACCGCGAAGGCAGCGACGGCCCCGGCATCAGCGCCCTGGCTTTCTCACCCGGCGGGGAAACTTACGCGCTGGCGGGCGTGAATGTTATCGGGAATCACAGTGTTTCGCTTGATGACACGGCGTCGGGCAAGCTGCAGTGGTCAGGCACGCCGTCCCCCCCGACCGGCGCCGAGAGCGAGCGGGCCAACTGGGTTCACTCGCTGGCGTTCAGTCCTGACGGTTCACTGGTGGCGAGTGGTTCCGGCGGGGGCGGCGTGATCCTGCGGGACGCTCAAACTGGGAAACGTCTGCGTCACCTGACGGACACGGCAGAAGGGGCAAGGCGGGCCATGCGCAAAGGCTGGACGGCCCACGCTGACACCGTGACAGCCGTACATTTCCTGTCGCCCACGCGCCTGCTGAGTGCCTCGCGCGACGGGAAGTTGAAATTGTGGAATGCCGCCACGGGTGAACTGCTCGCCCGCCTGCGCTTGAACGGCGGTTTGCTGGCGGCGGACGTGACCTCTGACGGGCGCATTCTCGCCGCGACTGGGCGCGGGCTGGTACTGGTTGGAACGCAGGAAGATGAGTTACGGATGCTGGAAGTCCTGCGGAGCGCACCTCAGAACCCATTCACAGATGTCAGCGTGACCCATAAAGTCGGGAAAGCGTTCCACGTCTGGCTCATGACCCGCAAAGGCACCCTGAGTCACTGGTTCCTGAGGTAAAGCTGCACCAGGGACACAAATTGCCACCGTTCCGGGCAGACTGCCTGCATGGCTCAGATTCTGCCGACGGTGCTGGTTCTGCTTCTCACGGCTTTAATTGGCTGGGGCCTCATAGTTCTGGTCAAGCGGCTGGACAGCATGGGCGGCGAGGGCCACGGCGTGCGGGGCCGCGTGGCCGAGCCGCAGGACGCGAAGTCAGATAAGTGAACCCTCAGGATAGGCTGGTTCTTTCCATGCTCAGGCGCGGCAGTATGGAGTCCGGAGGTACGGCATGAGTGTTCCGCGTTTTGGGCTGGGAACGTTTCGGTTGAAGGATGATGTGGTCAGGCGCGTGGTGGGTGACGCGCTGGAACTGGGTTACCGCGCCATCGACACGGCGCAGGGCTACGACAACGAGGCCGAGATCGGCGAGGTGTTGGAGGCCTCCGGCGTGCCGCGCCAGGAGATTTACCTCACCACCAAGATCAAGCCGGCGAATTTTGCGCCGGACGCCCTGATCGCTAGCCTGCGCGAAAGCAACGAGAAGTTGCGGGTGGACGCGGTGGATTTGACGCTGATTCACTGGCCCGTGCCGAACGGGGCCGTGAACCCGCAGGACTACCTGAAGGCGCTGGCCGAGGCCCAGCAGTCGGGCCTGACGCGCGGAATCGGCGTCTCAAACTTCAATATCGCCGGGTTGAAACAGGCCCGCGAGATTCTGGGCGACACACCCATCATGACGAATCAGGTGGAAATTCACCCTTACCTGCAGAACCGCAAACTGGCAGAGTTTGCCCAGCAGGAAGGGATTCACCTGACCTCGTACATGACGCTGGCGGTTGGAAAAGTCATGGAAGACGAGGTGCTGCAAGACATTGCCCGTCAGCACGCGGCCACGCCCGCCCAGGTGGCGCTGGCGTGGGCGTTGCAGCGCGGCTTCAGTGTCATTCCCTCCAGCACGAAACGCGAGAACCTGGCCAGCAACCTGAGGGCGCAGGAACTCACGCTGACCGAAGAGGACATGGCCCGCATCGCCACCCTCGATCAGGGCGGAGCCGTGCGCCTGGCCAACCCGGAGAGCGCCCGCCCCGACTGGGACTGAGAACACTGGACTTCGGGAAATGAACACGCGAGCAGTGATCGTGATGGGCGTGTCGGGCAGCGGCAAAACCACGCTGGGAACGGCGCTGGCGAAGCGCCTCGGCTGGGAATTTGTCGACGCCGACGACTACCACCCGCAGGCCAACCGCGAAAAGATGGCCCGTGGTCAGCCCTTGAACGACAATGACCGGCAGCCCTGGCTGGAGATCCTCCACAGGCTGCTGGCCGACCACGTCCGTGAGGGAAGGCCGCTGGTGCTGGCCTGCTCGGCCCTGAAACAGAAGTACCGTGACACCCTGATGCAGGGCATGGACGGCGTAGCCCTGGTGTACCCGCACGGCAGCCAGGATCTTATTGCCGAACGTCTGCGGGAGCGCGGGAGCAGTCACTTCATGCCGGTGAGCCTGCTGGACAGCCAGTTCGAGACGCTGGAGCCGCCCACGAACGCCATTGAGGCCGACATCCGCAGACCGACCAGTGAACTTGTGTCGCTCATCATGGAGCAGCTGTAATTCTCTCGTTCAGTTTCTCCATTGTCTTACTGAACGAATGGCGTAGAATACCGGCCGTGAAGACGAAAGACATCGTTTATATCGCGCTGTTTGCAGCGATTATGGCCGCGCTGGCGGTTATTCCGCCGGTCATGCTGGGCACCGGGGTGCCTATTTCCTCGCAGAGCATGGGGCCGATGCTGGCGGGGGCCATTCTGGGGGCACGGCGCGGGGCGCTGTCGATGCTGCTGTTCCTGGTGCTGGTGGCGGTGGGGTTGCCGCTGCTGGTGGGCGGGCGTGGGGGCGCGGGCGTCTTCGCGGGCGTGACCGGCGGCTTTCTGGTCAGCTGGCCCATCGCCGCTTACCTGATTGGCCTGCTAACCGAGCGCTACTGGCACAGGCTCAGCGTGCCGCTGGCCCTGGCGATCATTTTCGTGACCTCGGTGGTCGTGATGTACGGCATCGGGAACGCCTGGCTCAGCATCGCCGCGCCCATGAGTTACCTGAAAGCCACCCTCGCCGCCGGGCCGTTCCTGCCGGGCGACTTCGTGAAAGCCCTGCTGACGGCCGTGATCGCCGTGACCGTGAAGCGCAGTTACCCGATCATTCGCCCGGCGCGCATCGCTGCGGCCTGAACGCCACTCAAACCGCGAGTCCGGGCTCCACTGGCCCGGCTTCTTTCTGGTGGGAACCTGAATGATCGAGCTTAAAGAGGTCAGCCACGTCTACGAGAGTGGCCCCGTCCTGCAGGGCGTGAATCTCAAGCTGCCGGAGCGGCGCATCGGCGTAATCGGCAGCAACGGCAGTGGCAAAAGCACCTTCGCCCGGCTGCTCAACGGGCTGCTGCTGCCCACCCACGGGCAGGTGCTGGTGGACGGCCTGAACACCCGTGAACAGGCCAGGGAGGTGCGCCGCCGCGTGGGCTTCGTGTTTCAGAACCCGGACAACCAGATCGTTTTTCCGGTGGTCGAGGAAGACCTGGCCTTCGGCCTGAAGAACCTCAAACTTCCGCCCGCCGAAATCGAGGCGCGCATCACGGCGGTGCTGGCGCGCTACGACCTGCAGGCGTTCCGGCAGCACTCTTCTCACCTGCTGTCGGGCGGGCAGAAGCAACTGATGGCGATTTCCGGCGTGCTGGTCATGCAACCCGAGTACGTGGTCTTCGACGAACCCACTACCCTGCTCGACCTGCGCAACCGCAACCGCATCGTGCAGGTGATCCGCGAGTTACCGCAGACCGCCATCGTGGTCACGCACGACCTGGACTTGCTGGCCGACTTTGGGCGCGTTCTGGTGTTCGACGGTGGGCGCGTGGTCATGGACGCGCCGCCCGCGCAGGCCATCGCGTTCTACCGCGAGTTGATGGCGTGACCCTCGGGCTGTACGTCCAGCGGGCCTCCCCGCTGCACCGCCTCGCGGCGGGCTGGAAACTCCTGCTGCTGGCCGTGTCCGGCGTGCTGATCTTTACTGTGCAGGACTGGCGCCTCCTGCTGGGGTGGCTGGCGCTGACGCTGGCGCTGTACGGCCTGGCCCGAATGGGCGCGAAAACGACATGGGCGCAAGTGAGGCCCTCGCTGGGGCTGCTGGCGTTCTTCCTGGTGTTTCAGGCGGTGTTCACCAACTGGGAAGCGGGCCTGGTCACGGTGCTGCGCTTCGGCGTGATGATTCTGCTGGCGTCCCTGGTCACGCTCACCACCCGCGTCTCCGACCTGCTGGCCACGCTGGAACGCGCCCTGAAGCCCCTGGCCCGCTTCGGCGTGAACCCGGCCAAGGTGAGCCTCGCCATTTCCCTGACGCTGCGCTTCATTCCGGTGATCGCGCAGACCGTCAGTGACGTGCAGG includes:
- a CDS encoding energy-coupling factor transporter transmembrane component T family protein; translation: MTLGLYVQRASPLHRLAAGWKLLLLAVSGVLIFTVQDWRLLLGWLALTLALYGLARMGAKTTWAQVRPSLGLLAFFLVFQAVFTNWEAGLVTVLRFGVMILLASLVTLTTRVSDLLATLERALKPLARFGVNPAKVSLAISLTLRFIPVIAQTVSDVQDAQRARGIEKNQLATAIPVIIRTLKMADDVADAIDARSFD
- a CDS encoding WD40 repeat domain-containing protein — protein: MRLSLRPVLFIALLFSASAQASGGSLSLMENWQNMGNAPIAVSPDASLIATTRSPLGSPYRPYDTRLEVRDTRTMKLLYRAQPANGDGKTLLFSPDSKTLWTAHTGTLHYDARSGQPLENREGSDGPGISALAFSPGGETYALAGVNVIGNHSVSLDDTASGKLQWSGTPSPPTGAESERANWVHSLAFSPDGSLVASGSGGGGVILRDAQTGKRLRHLTDTAEGARRAMRKGWTAHADTVTAVHFLSPTRLLSASRDGKLKLWNAATGELLARLRLNGGLLAADVTSDGRILAATGRGLVLVGTQEDELRMLEVLRSAPQNPFTDVSVTHKVGKAFHVWLMTRKGTLSHWFLR
- a CDS encoding biotin transporter BioY, with amino-acid sequence MKTKDIVYIALFAAIMAALAVIPPVMLGTGVPISSQSMGPMLAGAILGARRGALSMLLFLVLVAVGLPLLVGGRGGAGVFAGVTGGFLVSWPIAAYLIGLLTERYWHRLSVPLALAIIFVTSVVVMYGIGNAWLSIAAPMSYLKATLAAGPFLPGDFVKALLTAVIAVTVKRSYPIIRPARIAAA
- a CDS encoding gluconokinase, whose translation is MNTRAVIVMGVSGSGKTTLGTALAKRLGWEFVDADDYHPQANREKMARGQPLNDNDRQPWLEILHRLLADHVREGRPLVLACSALKQKYRDTLMQGMDGVALVYPHGSQDLIAERLRERGSSHFMPVSLLDSQFETLEPPTNAIEADIRRPTSELVSLIMEQL
- a CDS encoding energy-coupling factor ABC transporter ATP-binding protein → MIELKEVSHVYESGPVLQGVNLKLPERRIGVIGSNGSGKSTFARLLNGLLLPTHGQVLVDGLNTREQAREVRRRVGFVFQNPDNQIVFPVVEEDLAFGLKNLKLPPAEIEARITAVLARYDLQAFRQHSSHLLSGGQKQLMAISGVLVMQPEYVVFDEPTTLLDLRNRNRIVQVIRELPQTAIVVTHDLDLLADFGRVLVFDGGRVVMDAPPAQAIAFYRELMA
- the dkgB gene encoding 2,5-didehydrogluconate reductase DkgB, yielding MSVPRFGLGTFRLKDDVVRRVVGDALELGYRAIDTAQGYDNEAEIGEVLEASGVPRQEIYLTTKIKPANFAPDALIASLRESNEKLRVDAVDLTLIHWPVPNGAVNPQDYLKALAEAQQSGLTRGIGVSNFNIAGLKQAREILGDTPIMTNQVEIHPYLQNRKLAEFAQQEGIHLTSYMTLAVGKVMEDEVLQDIARQHAATPAQVALAWALQRGFSVIPSSTKRENLASNLRAQELTLTEEDMARIATLDQGGAVRLANPESARPDWD
- the pnp gene encoding polyribonucleotide nucleotidyltransferase; the encoded protein is MIGKTFKTMLGGKELSIETGKLAKLVSGSVTVRYGDTMLLVTAQASDTQSKLDFLPLTVEFEERHYAVGKIPGSFHRREGRPGEKAILSARITDRQIRPLFPKGYRHETQVIITVLSADGQNAPDVLGPIGASAALSISDIPWAGPTACVRVGQVDGQYVVNPTAEQLSRSRMDLVVAGTKDAVMMVECGAQTVSEEELVGAIEFAHAEMQGVIALIEQMRSEVGHEKFNFMEEVGPTHDYVPEMTEKLRAAGLKDALLTRGKKERGVRTKEVRSKVIAEYVPDPEAEGAAELTATLKNVYSKVEKQMLRQLILDDDLRADGRSSKTVRPIWIEARPLPMAHGSAIFTRGETQVLGVTTLGTERDEILIDDLTEETGDRFLLHYNFPPYSTGEVKRMGGQSRREVGHGNLAKRAIRAVLPSFEEFPYTIRVVGEVLESNGSSSMATVCAGTLSLMDAGVPIKAPVAGVAMGLVMEGEKYRVLTDILGMEDALGDMDFKVCGSAEGVTALQMDIKVGGITPAIMREALHQAREGRLHILGKMAEVLAAPRPELSPTAPRIETMKINPELIGKVIGPGGKQVRELEAMGAQVTIEEDGTIRIFTNDGAAAAAVRARIQEVTQEAKVGAEYDGTVVKIAAFGAFVNLFPGQDGMLHISQMSEERINSVEDVLKLGDKLRVKIANIDDRGKIDLVRPELEGKVAPRTPREGGGRDGGGRGSDRGDRGPRGDRGDRGPRSDRGFSDRGGSDRGERTDRPPREHREERAERPASTDSGEWRSAQPPFPDRAPAAPREAQEAEGKQFAPAPPLSDTE